A single genomic interval of Hydrogenispora ethanolica harbors:
- a CDS encoding Gfo/Idh/MocA family protein, producing MPNADGMNYAPKGKPQPVCERGEFVFAAMALDHGHIYGMCNGLTEAGAVLKYVYDPDPAKVEKFCKAFPGVKVAASEAEILEDKSVRMVAGAAVTSKRCALGMKVMDHGKDYFTDKAPFTTLEQLEQARAKARQTGLKYAVYYSERLHVESAVYAGQLIRDGAIGRVVQVIGLGPHRLNAPSRPQWFFEREKYGGILCDIGSHQIEQYLFFAGVKEATVVRSQVANHGHPEYPELEDFGEALLVGDNGTTNYFRVDWFTPDGLSTWGDGRTVILGTKGYIELRKYADIARDTQGDHVYLVDQQKEYHFPVHGQVGYPFFGELILDCLNRTESAMTQEHAFKAAELCLQAQKQAVVICPQSIA from the coding sequence ATGCCGAATGCAGATGGAATGAATTATGCTCCAAAGGGAAAGCCGCAACCCGTTTGTGAGCGCGGGGAATTTGTCTTTGCCGCCATGGCCCTGGACCATGGGCATATCTATGGGATGTGCAACGGCTTGACCGAGGCGGGAGCCGTTTTAAAATACGTTTATGACCCCGATCCCGCCAAAGTAGAGAAGTTTTGTAAGGCTTTTCCCGGCGTCAAGGTGGCCGCGAGCGAAGCGGAGATTCTCGAAGACAAGTCGGTCCGGATGGTGGCCGGCGCGGCAGTGACTTCCAAGCGGTGCGCCCTGGGCATGAAAGTCATGGACCACGGCAAGGATTATTTTACCGATAAGGCGCCCTTTACCACCCTGGAACAACTGGAGCAGGCCAGAGCCAAAGCCCGGCAGACCGGATTGAAATATGCCGTCTATTACAGTGAGCGGCTTCATGTGGAGAGCGCCGTGTATGCCGGCCAGTTGATCCGGGATGGCGCCATCGGGCGGGTGGTCCAGGTCATCGGCCTGGGGCCGCACCGCCTGAACGCCCCCTCGCGGCCGCAATGGTTTTTTGAGCGGGAGAAGTATGGCGGAATCCTCTGCGATATCGGGAGCCATCAGATCGAACAGTACCTGTTCTTCGCCGGCGTCAAGGAGGCGACGGTGGTCCGGAGCCAGGTGGCCAATCATGGGCATCCGGAATACCCGGAGCTTGAGGATTTCGGCGAGGCGCTGCTGGTGGGGGATAACGGCACCACCAACTACTTCCGGGTGGACTGGTTCACGCCCGATGGCCTGAGTACCTGGGGTGACGGCCGAACGGTGATCCTCGGCACCAAGGGTTACATCGAGTTGCGGAAATACGCGGACATCGCCCGAGACACTCAAGGGGACCATGTTTACCTGGTCGACCAGCAGAAAGAGTATCATTTCCCGGTCCATGGCCAAGTCGGCTACCCGTTCTTCGGCGAATTGATCCTCGATTGTCTGAACCGGACCGAGAGCGCCATGACCCAGGAGCATGCCTTCAAAGCCGCCGAACTGTGTTTGCAAGCGCAAAAGCAGGCAGTGGTGATTTGCCCCCAAAGCATAGCATGA
- a CDS encoding ABC transporter substrate-binding protein: MFKKMVWSLTLILALGMAIIPAFAAPVTIQYAFWGNPTAIGVEKDIIDEFEKTHPNIKVTPVAIAYNDYHQKILTLMAGGQAPDVMRIDSYFFSDFMRSKALKDITKFIKRDKVNLDAYYPSGLIDSMYKGRYYGLPWGTAPIFMVLNNKMFQDAGLAMPSFDWTWDEFVKYCKALSKDQGAGRQYGFGDGFGAGGGSFSSILPFVWINGGDLFDKSRTKFTLDQPASTKQIQAVADLIKQGVFAEPSQLTSAEVVNRWQVNNKIAMRLGSALELLSLQQFDNFAFSIYPFPSKGKYTKTTIVKSNTVGISSSSKNVDAAWEFLKFLRAPGQSGETLYMKAKRVPPSVDDPELWKLYADPNKYPKNIAESAKAIAGVKHSHTLPLRPGWMEVQGALVPEFQKVFSGQITAQAAMKGIAPRIKEILNRTAK, encoded by the coding sequence ATGTTCAAAAAGATGGTATGGAGCTTGACTTTGATCTTGGCGCTGGGGATGGCGATCATCCCGGCCTTTGCGGCGCCGGTGACGATCCAGTATGCGTTTTGGGGCAATCCGACCGCCATCGGGGTGGAGAAAGATATCATCGATGAGTTTGAAAAGACGCATCCCAATATCAAAGTGACTCCGGTGGCGATCGCCTATAACGATTACCACCAAAAAATACTGACCTTAATGGCGGGCGGTCAGGCGCCGGATGTCATGCGGATCGACTCGTACTTTTTCTCCGATTTCATGCGTTCCAAGGCCTTAAAGGACATTACCAAGTTTATCAAACGGGATAAGGTCAATCTGGACGCCTATTATCCAAGCGGCTTGATCGACAGTATGTACAAGGGCCGTTACTATGGCCTGCCCTGGGGAACCGCGCCGATTTTCATGGTCTTGAACAACAAGATGTTTCAAGACGCCGGTTTAGCGATGCCCTCTTTTGATTGGACTTGGGATGAATTCGTCAAGTATTGCAAAGCGTTATCCAAAGACCAAGGCGCGGGTCGGCAATACGGTTTTGGCGATGGGTTTGGCGCGGGGGGAGGAAGCTTCTCTTCCATTTTGCCGTTCGTCTGGATCAACGGCGGCGATCTTTTTGATAAATCCCGCACCAAATTTACTTTGGATCAACCGGCAAGCACCAAGCAGATCCAGGCGGTGGCCGATCTGATCAAACAAGGCGTATTCGCCGAGCCTTCCCAACTCACCTCGGCGGAAGTGGTCAATCGTTGGCAGGTGAATAACAAGATCGCGATGCGGCTTGGTTCCGCGCTCGAATTGTTGTCGCTGCAGCAGTTTGATAATTTCGCCTTCTCCATTTATCCATTCCCCAGCAAAGGCAAATACACCAAAACCACCATTGTCAAATCCAACACCGTCGGTATCAGTTCTTCTTCCAAAAACGTTGACGCGGCATGGGAATTCCTGAAATTCCTGCGGGCGCCCGGCCAATCCGGCGAGACATTATACATGAAGGCCAAGCGGGTGCCGCCGTCGGTCGATGATCCCGAATTATGGAAGTTATATGCCGACCCGAATAAATACCCGAAAAACATCGCCGAATCCGCCAAAGCCATCGCCGGTGTGAAACACTCGCATACCTTGCCGTTGCGTCCCGGATGGATGGAGGTTCAAGGAGCATTAGTCCCGGAGTTCCAGAAGGTGTTTAGCGGGCAAATCACAGCGCAAGCCGCCATGAAAGGGATCGCGCCGCGGATTAAAGAGATTTTAAACCGTACCGCGAAATAA
- a CDS encoding Mini-ribonuclease 3 has protein sequence MIELKFPNLTRVNPDELSPAVWAYIGDAVYELFVRHQLVSDGTAKTQQLHKKAIARVRASYQADLVRRLEPLLSEREQEIVRRGRNVKSGHVPSGSDVLTYRYSTAFEALLGYLYLSGSLDRLEEILELVGAAHEGANDVKG, from the coding sequence ATGATTGAGCTGAAATTTCCGAATTTGACCCGGGTGAACCCGGATGAACTTTCCCCGGCGGTTTGGGCCTATATCGGGGACGCGGTCTATGAGCTTTTCGTCCGTCACCAGCTGGTGAGCGACGGCACGGCCAAGACGCAGCAGCTGCATAAGAAAGCCATCGCCAGAGTGCGTGCCAGTTACCAGGCTGATCTGGTGCGCCGGCTCGAACCGCTCCTGAGCGAGCGGGAGCAGGAGATCGTGCGGCGGGGCCGGAATGTGAAGAGCGGCCACGTGCCGTCCGGCAGCGATGTGCTCACCTATCGTTACAGCACCGCTTTTGAGGCATTATTGGGATACTTGTATTTGAGCGGCAGCCTCGACCGGCTGGAGGAGATCCTGGAGCTGGTCGGCGCGGCCCACGAAGGAGCGAACGATGTTAAAGGTTAA
- the abc-f gene encoding ribosomal protection-like ABC-F family protein produces the protein MGSMRVEHLFKAYGDRTVLDDISFEIAAPLKAGLVGRNGAGKTTLCRLLLGEIPADGGTLKLTGSVGYLPQQPADFGGTLAQFLEQDPAPRIPRAKLLQQAGLAERLLQSDFATLSGGEKTRAGLARLLAGEPEIMLLDEPTNHLDLQGIEWLAEWVGRFPGNVLVISHDRYFLDRVAGAIFDLEDGKIRRYSGNYSAYAAQKQLEREQADEAYQAYRQEKRRLEEAYRRKMEEANRITKKRVHRDGVVAKGPTDFYAGKSKKVARNAKAIEKRLEQLEPKARPKADVSLQLELDEKTAARSRILAEGRGLRKQYGTRAILDGVDLLLRRGGRVALTGANGTGKTTLLRLVAGELPADAGELRLAPSVRLGVIDQESKLLREENTILAEVGAVQPDRVAVRNLLACLLFRGDDVHKPIAVLSRGERVRVSLAKLILSGCNLLLLDEPTNHLDLASREAVEEALLDYPGTLLFVSHDRYFLNKLATEVWQLGEGKLRVFPGGFREYEAERNRPRPLDREERLLLEHKLARLAGELAGAAEGQREELEREYLEAAQELRRLKEFDRP, from the coding sequence ATGGGAAGCATGCGGGTGGAACACCTTTTCAAAGCATACGGGGACCGGACGGTCCTCGACGATATCAGTTTCGAGATCGCCGCGCCGCTCAAGGCGGGCTTGGTCGGGCGCAACGGCGCCGGCAAGACCACCCTCTGCCGGCTGCTGCTGGGGGAGATCCCGGCCGACGGCGGGACGTTGAAGCTCACCGGGAGTGTGGGCTACCTGCCCCAGCAGCCGGCGGATTTCGGCGGCACGCTGGCGCAGTTTTTGGAGCAGGATCCGGCCCCACGGATTCCCCGCGCCAAGCTCCTGCAGCAGGCGGGGCTGGCGGAGCGGTTGTTGCAGTCGGACTTCGCCACGCTGAGCGGCGGCGAGAAGACCCGCGCCGGACTGGCGCGGCTGCTGGCGGGGGAGCCGGAGATCATGCTCCTGGACGAACCCACCAACCACTTGGACCTGCAAGGCATCGAGTGGCTGGCCGAGTGGGTGGGCCGCTTCCCCGGGAACGTCCTGGTCATCTCGCACGACCGCTATTTCCTGGACCGGGTGGCCGGGGCCATCTTCGATCTGGAGGATGGCAAGATCCGCCGCTACAGCGGGAATTATTCCGCCTACGCCGCCCAAAAGCAGCTGGAGCGGGAGCAGGCCGATGAGGCTTATCAAGCGTACCGCCAGGAGAAGCGGCGGTTGGAGGAGGCTTACCGCCGCAAAATGGAGGAAGCCAACCGGATCACCAAGAAACGAGTCCATCGGGACGGAGTGGTGGCAAAAGGTCCTACCGATTTTTACGCCGGGAAGTCCAAAAAGGTGGCCCGCAACGCCAAGGCCATCGAAAAACGTCTGGAGCAGTTGGAACCCAAGGCCAGGCCCAAAGCTGACGTCTCGCTCCAGCTGGAGTTGGACGAGAAAACGGCGGCGCGCTCCCGGATCTTGGCCGAGGGGCGGGGGCTCCGCAAGCAGTATGGAACGCGGGCCATCTTGGACGGGGTCGATCTGTTGCTCCGGCGGGGCGGCCGGGTCGCCCTGACCGGAGCGAACGGCACCGGAAAGACCACCCTGCTGCGGCTGGTGGCGGGGGAGCTCCCGGCCGACGCCGGAGAGCTGCGGCTGGCCCCCAGCGTCCGGCTGGGCGTGATCGATCAGGAATCCAAGCTGCTGCGGGAGGAGAATACCATCCTGGCCGAGGTCGGGGCGGTTCAGCCCGATCGGGTCGCGGTGCGCAATCTCCTGGCCTGCCTGCTCTTCCGGGGCGACGACGTCCACAAGCCCATCGCCGTGCTGAGCCGGGGCGAACGGGTCCGGGTGAGCCTGGCCAAGCTGATCCTCTCCGGCTGCAATCTGTTGCTGCTCGATGAGCCCACCAACCATCTGGACCTCGCCTCCCGCGAGGCGGTGGAGGAGGCGCTGCTGGACTATCCGGGAACGCTGCTCTTCGTCTCGCACGACCGCTATTTCCTGAATAAGCTGGCGACCGAGGTCTGGCAGCTGGGGGAGGGCAAGTTGCGCGTTTTTCCGGGCGGCTTCCGGGAGTACGAGGCGGAACGGAACCGGCCGCGGCCGCTGGATCGTGAGGAACGGCTGCTGCTTGAACACAAGCTGGCGCGGCTGGCCGGGGAGTTGGCCGGCGCGGCCGAAGGGCAGCGCGAGGAATTGGAACGGGAGTATCTGGAGGCCGCCCAGGAGCTGCGGCGGCTGAAAGAGTTTGACAGGCCGTGA
- a CDS encoding B12-binding domain-containing radical SAM protein, with protein MASENYRVLLINPSSNQFYVPTASLGLSRIAAALPQHVAAQGMDLNVFKWIFGLDEPSILATIENYLQKAARFQALPDLIGLTVYQETLPQAVAIARLARRFGVNTVAGGIYPTLFPDRMPLDFDFLIRGAGERPFAQLVALLGGGACGCGDPAHDHGHSSHRHHRHEDETVAGLSLHPDGRTWVHTGPTAAPPEIEGPLPRRAIFDEFNMGFHYYSVRIQSSQGCPYACSFCANAQFARREWRPRPDAAVLAEVEAALGDPAVSEICFSDDQFLGFSPADYQRAYRILRAVEEISRCRNLRVNLQVRADHFVKALECQPELAGVIRSLSRNFIDYAAKVSRKIHGRPVRGFSLDIGVESFLDERLREFAKGLTAAENRLAVAKARQLEVDLGLYMILFTPEVTLEQIEREFASYLEVYLDSDIFSKTAFLGLFQELVPYQGTPVHRSLAEAGRLVAAGNFTGFRFADLRAAAFYVLYRYQLDSGALEPVEGRGALVGTIRTLLLRSRRLGEAEALRPLLAGVICVMTDRSELERVYGQLAAYEAGTI; from the coding sequence ATGGCTTCAGAAAATTACCGGGTGTTGTTGATTAACCCCAGTTCCAACCAGTTCTATGTGCCCACGGCGTCGCTCGGCCTGTCCCGGATCGCCGCGGCGCTGCCGCAGCACGTCGCGGCGCAGGGGATGGATCTGAATGTATTCAAGTGGATCTTCGGCCTGGATGAACCCTCCATCCTGGCCACCATCGAAAACTACCTGCAAAAAGCGGCCCGGTTCCAGGCGCTGCCCGATCTGATCGGGCTCACCGTCTATCAGGAGACGCTGCCCCAGGCGGTGGCCATCGCCCGGCTGGCGCGGCGTTTCGGCGTGAATACCGTGGCCGGGGGGATCTACCCGACCCTCTTTCCCGACCGGATGCCGTTAGATTTCGACTTTCTGATCCGCGGTGCCGGCGAACGGCCCTTCGCCCAACTGGTGGCGTTGTTGGGAGGGGGCGCCTGCGGCTGCGGCGATCCGGCCCATGACCACGGGCATTCGTCCCACCGCCATCACCGCCATGAGGATGAGACCGTGGCCGGCCTGTCGCTGCACCCGGACGGCCGGACCTGGGTTCATACCGGACCGACCGCAGCGCCGCCGGAGATCGAAGGTCCGCTGCCGCGGCGGGCGATCTTTGACGAGTTCAACATGGGCTTTCACTATTATTCGGTGCGCATTCAAAGCTCGCAGGGCTGTCCCTACGCCTGTTCCTTCTGCGCCAATGCGCAGTTCGCGCGGAGGGAGTGGCGGCCCCGGCCGGACGCGGCGGTACTGGCGGAGGTCGAGGCGGCGCTGGGAGATCCGGCGGTCAGCGAGATCTGCTTCTCCGACGATCAGTTTCTGGGTTTCAGCCCCGCCGATTATCAGCGCGCCTACCGGATCCTGCGGGCGGTGGAGGAGATCAGCCGCTGCCGTAACCTCCGGGTCAATCTGCAGGTACGGGCGGATCATTTCGTCAAGGCCCTGGAGTGCCAGCCCGAACTGGCCGGGGTCATCCGCTCTCTGAGCCGTAATTTCATCGATTACGCGGCCAAAGTCAGCCGGAAGATCCACGGCCGGCCGGTGCGGGGATTCTCCCTGGACATCGGGGTCGAATCCTTCCTGGACGAGCGGCTGCGGGAATTCGCCAAAGGCCTGACCGCGGCGGAGAATCGCCTGGCGGTGGCCAAGGCCCGGCAGCTCGAGGTGGATCTGGGGCTGTACATGATCCTGTTCACGCCGGAGGTGACCCTGGAGCAGATCGAGCGGGAGTTCGCCAGCTACCTGGAGGTCTATCTCGACAGCGACATCTTCTCCAAAACGGCCTTTCTCGGCCTTTTCCAGGAACTCGTCCCCTATCAGGGCACGCCGGTACACCGCAGCCTGGCAGAAGCGGGCCGGCTGGTGGCGGCGGGGAACTTTACCGGCTTCCGCTTCGCCGACCTCCGGGCGGCCGCTTTTTACGTCCTCTACCGTTATCAGCTTGATTCCGGAGCGCTTGAGCCGGTTGAGGGCAGGGGGGCGCTGGTCGGAACCATCCGGACACTGCTGTTGCGCAGCCGCAGACTGGGGGAGGCCGAAGCGCTCCGGCCGCTGCTGGCGGGGGTGATCTGCGTGATGACCGACCGCTCCGAGCTGGAACGGGTCTACGGGCAACTGGCGGCCTATGAGGCAGGAACCATTTAA
- a CDS encoding carbohydrate ABC transporter permease translates to MKSKTPAAQEAMAGYLFLTPNLIGFLVFFVFPVLGSLWVSFNDWNLLTPPAFIGAKNYQTLLTDNLFWQTLWNTFYFSVCSVPLSIGLSLVLAIFLNQKIHGINFFRAAFFLPTICSVVSIALIWQWLFDFQTGLINHVLSFIKLGPFPWINSPAWAMPSVIMVAVWRNIGLNMVIFLAGLQGVPAEMYEAAKIDGANAWKMFWNVTWPMVSPTTFFVTVTSMINSFQVFDVTTVMTNGGPANATNTLVMLIYQHAFQFFRMGYASGIAYILFGIVLILTIVQTVSSKRWVHY, encoded by the coding sequence ATGAAATCGAAAACGCCCGCCGCTCAGGAGGCCATGGCCGGCTACCTGTTTTTGACTCCGAATTTGATCGGCTTTTTAGTATTCTTCGTTTTTCCGGTCCTCGGTTCCTTGTGGGTCAGTTTTAACGATTGGAATCTGTTGACGCCGCCGGCTTTTATCGGCGCAAAAAATTATCAAACGCTGCTGACGGATAATCTTTTCTGGCAGACGCTATGGAATACGTTTTACTTCTCGGTTTGCAGCGTGCCGTTGAGCATTGGGTTGTCATTAGTGTTGGCCATTTTTTTGAATCAGAAAATTCACGGGATCAATTTTTTCCGGGCCGCTTTCTTTTTGCCCACGATCTGTTCGGTGGTTTCCATCGCCTTGATCTGGCAATGGCTGTTCGATTTCCAAACCGGTCTGATCAATCACGTATTGAGCTTCATTAAATTAGGCCCTTTTCCCTGGATTAATTCACCGGCGTGGGCGATGCCCAGCGTCATCATGGTGGCGGTCTGGCGGAATATCGGACTGAACATGGTAATCTTCCTGGCCGGACTGCAGGGCGTCCCGGCGGAGATGTACGAAGCCGCCAAGATCGACGGGGCGAACGCCTGGAAGATGTTTTGGAACGTGACTTGGCCGATGGTCTCGCCGACCACTTTCTTTGTCACGGTAACCTCGATGATCAATTCCTTTCAGGTGTTTGACGTTACGACGGTGATGACCAACGGCGGACCGGCGAACGCCACCAATACCTTGGTAATGCTCATCTATCAGCATGCCTTCCAGTTCTTCCGGATGGGGTATGCCTCGGGGATCGCTTATATTCTTTTCGGAATCGTCCTGATTTTGACCATCGTGCAAACGGTCTCATCCAAAAGATGGGTTCATTATTAA
- a CDS encoding carbohydrate ABC transporter permease, whose protein sequence is MAVKTVTPAGYDARQQLARLRKIIAYLVLGIGSMIMILPFIWAVGASLKTYSEIFTNPYSLFPKRWMFGNYLQVFKVVPFHLYFLNTLKITFFSVLGTLITCAVAAYSFARLRFPGREQIFMAYLATLMVPRQVTLIPTFILMKWLGLLDNHLSLILPGMFSAYGTFLLRQFFLTIPHELEEAAIIDGCGFFRRFSLIIIPLAKPALATLAIFTMMNQWNDFLYPMVFLNSEQNRTLTLGLSIFRGDVDVQWNLLMTAATLSLVPVVAAFLSAQRFFVEGIAMTGLKG, encoded by the coding sequence GTGGCAGTTAAAACAGTAACTCCCGCCGGATACGATGCGAGACAGCAATTGGCCCGATTGAGAAAGATCATCGCCTATCTTGTATTGGGAATCGGTTCGATGATCATGATCCTGCCGTTCATTTGGGCGGTAGGAGCTTCATTGAAGACCTATAGCGAAATTTTCACGAATCCCTACAGCTTATTTCCCAAGCGTTGGATGTTCGGCAATTATCTCCAAGTTTTTAAAGTAGTGCCGTTTCACCTTTATTTTTTGAATACCCTGAAAATCACCTTCTTTTCGGTATTGGGAACGCTCATAACTTGTGCGGTGGCGGCGTACTCTTTTGCGCGGCTCCGCTTCCCGGGACGGGAGCAAATTTTCATGGCGTATTTGGCGACCTTGATGGTGCCCCGCCAGGTAACCTTGATTCCCACTTTTATCTTAATGAAATGGCTGGGGTTGCTCGACAACCATCTGTCGTTAATCTTGCCGGGCATGTTCAGCGCCTATGGAACGTTTTTATTGCGGCAGTTCTTTCTGACCATTCCCCATGAGCTGGAAGAGGCGGCGATCATCGACGGCTGCGGGTTTTTCCGCCGGTTCAGCCTGATTATCATCCCCTTGGCCAAACCGGCCCTGGCGACGCTGGCGATTTTCACCATGATGAACCAATGGAATGATTTTCTGTACCCGATGGTTTTTCTCAACTCGGAGCAAAACCGCACCTTAACGTTGGGGCTTTCAATCTTCCGCGGTGATGTGGATGTCCAATGGAACCTGCTGATGACCGCGGCCACGCTTTCGCTGGTGCCCGTGGTGGCGGCGTTTCTCTCCGCCCAACGCTTCTTTGTGGAAGGAATCGCCATGACCGGACTGAAAGGATAA
- a CDS encoding Gfo/Idh/MocA family protein has product MIRVAVIGCGNISSQHIEAYLAFPERCKIVALVDIYPEKAQKRAEEFVPDAEIFDAHEALLGRDDIDLVSVCTPPYTHKEITVNFLKAGKNVILEKPMAASLEECDEIIKAQQESKQTLSVIAQNRFRTPIMKLKKTLDSGLIGDVVHAQVDSFWWRGHCYYDLWWRGTWEKEGGGCTLNHAVHHIDMLSWMMGLPQEITAVLGNTSHDNAEVEDLSVAILKYAGGALGQITSSVVHHGEKQQLIFQGKKARISAPWELYASRSKSNGFPEEDKEVEAEIQAYYDSLPEVPYTAHTGQIENVLTALENKTEPMIQGKDGKATLEIITAIYKAGSTGQPVKLPLAKDDPFYTTTGILAHAVHFYEKKTSIENFADEKISVGSDYKK; this is encoded by the coding sequence ATGATTCGAGTAGCGGTGATTGGTTGCGGTAATATATCCAGCCAGCACATCGAGGCCTATCTGGCGTTCCCGGAACGGTGCAAAATTGTGGCGCTAGTGGATATTTATCCGGAAAAGGCCCAAAAAAGAGCGGAGGAGTTTGTGCCGGACGCGGAGATCTTCGATGCCCACGAGGCGCTGCTGGGCCGGGACGATATTGACCTGGTCAGCGTCTGTACTCCGCCTTACACCCATAAGGAGATTACGGTTAATTTCTTAAAAGCCGGCAAAAACGTCATTCTCGAAAAGCCGATGGCAGCCTCGCTCGAGGAATGTGATGAGATCATCAAAGCGCAGCAGGAGAGCAAACAGACCTTATCGGTGATTGCCCAAAACCGGTTCCGGACCCCGATCATGAAGCTCAAGAAAACGTTGGATTCCGGCCTGATTGGCGACGTGGTCCATGCGCAGGTGGATTCGTTCTGGTGGCGCGGTCATTGTTATTACGATTTATGGTGGCGGGGCACCTGGGAGAAGGAAGGCGGCGGCTGTACCCTCAACCACGCCGTGCATCATATCGATATGCTCAGCTGGATGATGGGATTGCCCCAGGAGATCACGGCGGTGCTCGGCAACACCTCGCATGACAACGCCGAGGTGGAGGACCTGTCGGTGGCGATCCTGAAGTACGCGGGCGGGGCCTTGGGCCAGATCACCAGTTCCGTGGTTCATCACGGCGAGAAGCAGCAGCTGATCTTCCAGGGCAAGAAAGCCCGGATCTCCGCTCCTTGGGAATTGTATGCCTCCCGTTCCAAGAGCAACGGTTTCCCCGAAGAGGATAAAGAGGTCGAAGCGGAGATTCAAGCGTATTACGATAGTCTGCCCGAGGTTCCCTACACCGCCCATACGGGACAGATCGAAAATGTGCTGACCGCGCTGGAGAATAAGACCGAACCCATGATCCAAGGCAAAGACGGCAAGGCTACCTTGGAGATCATCACCGCCATCTATAAGGCGGGCAGCACCGGCCAGCCCGTAAAACTGCCGCTGGCTAAAGACGACCCGTTCTACACGACTACGGGAATTCTGGCCCATGCAGTCCACTTTTATGAGAAGAAAACGTCCATTGAGAATTTTGCCGACGAGAAAATTTCGGTTGGCAGCGATTATAAGAAATGA
- a CDS encoding PrsW family intramembrane metalloprotease: MKRLEPNIFGPGAAARVRLISPIIAFLGCWVAGLALAVFGLGTENRLVLLLVGMTPAVLYLSFIMYLDRREPEPLELIVKLMLLGAISVLPALTLELGLGKLPFFAVRNGLDNLRVLFLKVAPVEEACKLFPALFYVWRSPDFSEENDGIVYIGASALGFAAVENILFVMAGGYNVGISRAFTALPLHTFTGVMMGYFVGTARFGEPRRVPRQILKGFGWAILVHGAYNAVVSPGSTAEWLLLPAVIGLFLAGAFFLWHGRRLSRRRSRAAQPGSEDCRNEPPSDGGGAYRGVWKIIASRFLIAASLGLWAVLVGLFRDGRLALKFDSLLALGTLVTFLPVLVGLLLEISYYHHHHRGNCPVAAATGPPERDGKETEG; this comes from the coding sequence ATGAAGCGATTGGAGCCCAATATTTTTGGTCCCGGCGCGGCGGCGCGGGTCCGCCTGATCAGCCCGATCATTGCCTTTTTGGGTTGTTGGGTGGCAGGATTGGCCCTGGCCGTGTTCGGCCTGGGGACCGAAAACCGCCTGGTTTTGCTGCTGGTAGGGATGACTCCGGCCGTGCTTTATTTGAGCTTCATCATGTATCTGGACCGTCGGGAACCGGAACCGCTGGAACTCATCGTCAAGCTCATGCTGTTGGGGGCGATCAGCGTTTTGCCGGCCTTAACGTTGGAGCTGGGCCTGGGAAAGCTGCCGTTTTTCGCGGTCCGGAACGGACTGGACAACCTGCGGGTGCTGTTTCTCAAGGTGGCCCCGGTCGAGGAAGCTTGCAAGCTGTTTCCGGCGTTGTTTTATGTCTGGCGGAGCCCCGATTTTAGCGAGGAGAACGACGGCATCGTCTATATCGGCGCCAGCGCTCTCGGCTTCGCCGCGGTGGAGAATATCCTGTTCGTCATGGCGGGCGGCTACAATGTCGGCATCTCCCGCGCTTTTACCGCCTTGCCGCTGCATACTTTCACCGGCGTGATGATGGGTTATTTCGTGGGAACGGCCCGCTTCGGGGAGCCGCGGCGGGTCCCGCGCCAGATTCTGAAAGGTTTCGGCTGGGCCATCCTGGTCCACGGCGCCTACAACGCGGTGGTGTCGCCCGGCTCCACCGCCGAATGGCTGCTTTTGCCGGCCGTCATCGGCCTCTTTCTGGCCGGCGCTTTCTTCTTATGGCACGGCCGGCGTCTATCGCGGCGGCGTTCCCGGGCCGCTCAGCCGGGGAGCGAGGACTGCCGGAACGAACCGCCGTCCGACGGCGGCGGGGCGTACCGTGGCGTCTGGAAGATCATCGCTTCCCGGTTCCTGATCGCCGCCTCGCTGGGACTCTGGGCGGTGCTGGTCGGCCTTTTCCGGGACGGCCGGCTCGCCTTGAAGTTCGACAGCCTGCTGGCCCTGGGGACCCTGGTGACTTTTCTGCCGGTCCTGGTCGGCCTGTTGTTGGAGATCTCGTATTACCACCATCACCATCGCGGCAACTGCCCGGTTGCGGCCGCAACCGGCCCGCCGGAGCGCGACGGAAAAGAAACGGAAGGTTGA